A region of the Roseobacter denitrificans OCh 114 genome:
TGAACCGATTGGACGAGGACGTCAGGACGGACAATTGAGCGCTGAGTCAAAGGCGCCATTCTCGCGCACCTCGGCGCCAATTCTGTTCCAGACATCCCCGCCCGATGACAGGATCAGATTACGCTCGACCCGGACGTCCTGCGCGAAATCACCAATACCGCCCAAGCGCACCGCGTCCCGCTTGACGTCGCACACACAGTTCTCGGCAATGGTGATGTTGCTGAACTTTCCGATCCCGCTGTCATCCTTGTGGCGGTAAGCCATGATGCCAAAGCCATTGCTGTCAAAGACAAGGTTGTCGACCACGCGAATGCGATCAAGGTTCGGGTTCTGCGGATCCCGGCCGGATTCGCGCGCCAGAACGATACCGTTCTGAACGCCGAACACGGCGTTGCGCTGCACATCAATATTCGCGACCGTGCGGCTTCCTGCGTCAATGTAGATGCCGTGCCGCTCGATCCCGTGCATGACATTATCTGTGATGGACCCGTTGATCGCCCCCGCCTTGGCATCAATCCCATATTGGCGCGTATCGAATATGTAGTTGTTTCGGATCACAAACCCATCCACGCCGCCGCCAAGGGAAATAGCTTCGTTGACACCCTTGGGGTAATTCGTGTTGGTCATCCTGTTGCCCTGTACGAGGATGTCGAACAGGCGGTATTCATTCACCTTGGTGACATAGCGCATGACGATCCCACCGACATAGATCGCCGCGTTCCCGGTTGTATCAATGTCATTGTTCAGGATGCGAATATCCCGCTCGCCTTCATCGGTGCCTTCGACAAAGATGCCGTCACGGGCTGCATTCTGAAGACGAAACCCGGAGACAGTGATGTGGCTGGCCCCGCGGATCTCGATCAAGCCGCGCGTTTCCCTGCCGGTTCCGTCAATGACTGCGCGCTCGGCGCCAACGGTTTGCCCGGCAATGATGATCGGCGCCGAAGGCGTGCCCGACATGCGCATCACAACCGGTTGGTACTCGCCCGGCTGGACGATGATTTTGTCCCCGGGACGCGCATTGTTCAATGCCACCTGCAGGCGCTGCAGCGGACGTGCCTCAGACCCGTTCCCGCCCCGCGCGGCGCGGCTGGAGACAAAGACCAGCCTGTTGGGGTTTTCCTCAACGACGGGCACATCCTGAAGCGACAAAAGATGCTGCGCCATATCGGGCGTGCTCAACCCTTTGTTCGCAAGGGTTTGCAGCGCGCCGACACACCAACCGCCGGCCTGGCTGGCCGCATGAACCGGCACTGCAAAACCCGCTGCCAACAGCAGCAGCACCAAAAACAGACGGTGAGCGCCCGTCAACAGGGCGTTCATTTTGACACGCATCATGATTTATTCATTCCATTTTGACCCAGATCAGCACAAACGCCGCGCTTTTGTCCATATTGCTGCGAGCATATTGAAATAAATAGGCATCTTGGCTCTGGAAGCTACAGCCTCACGGTCTTATCAATGGAGATGCGCCTTTTTTTCTGGCAAACGTAGCCGCACCCTAGGAATAGTAGCCACCTCATGGATTCCAGCCTCAATACAGCGGAAATGCGCCTGCATGTGGCCTTTGCCAAAGTGGGCTTTACGCAAGACGAACAGCGGGCGGCCGAATCGCTGGCGCGGCAGGTCACCGACTGGGACGGTTTCGTGGCAACGGCGATGCGCAATTTCAGCCTGCCCAACATGCGCATGCACCTCAGTCGCATGACCCCGGATTGCGTGCCGCAAAAGGTGCATGATGAGCTGAACACCGCAGCC
Encoded here:
- a CDS encoding right-handed parallel beta-helix repeat-containing protein, with protein sequence MMRVKMNALLTGAHRLFLVLLLLAAGFAVPVHAASQAGGWCVGALQTLANKGLSTPDMAQHLLSLQDVPVVEENPNRLVFVSSRAARGGNGSEARPLQRLQVALNNARPGDKIIVQPGEYQPVVMRMSGTPSAPIIIAGQTVGAERAVIDGTGRETRGLIEIRGASHITVSGFRLQNAARDGIFVEGTDEGERDIRILNNDIDTTGNAAIYVGGIVMRYVTKVNEYRLFDILVQGNRMTNTNYPKGVNEAISLGGGVDGFVIRNNYIFDTRQYGIDAKAGAINGSITDNVMHGIERHGIYIDAGSRTVANIDVQRNAVFGVQNGIVLARESGRDPQNPNLDRIRVVDNLVFDSNGFGIMAYRHKDDSGIGKFSNITIAENCVCDVKRDAVRLGGIGDFAQDVRVERNLILSSGGDVWNRIGAEVRENGAFDSALNCPS